In Bactrocera oleae isolate idBacOlea1 chromosome 5, idBacOlea1, whole genome shotgun sequence, a genomic segment contains:
- the ari-1 gene encoding E3 ubiquitin-protein ligase ariadne-1 → MESDEDSYEMENVDSGNVSSGDEGDEDFGMEVDIPSSHDRQMETEEYQYEVLSTDEIVLHQREIIDEVNNVLKLPPTIIRILLNHYKWDKEKLLEKYFDGNIEEFFKGAHVINPFNKSTNPSRLKLSKNPVEECEICFSLLSPDGMTGLECGHRFCLVCWREYLTTKIVTEGLGQSISCAAHGCDILVDDVTVTKLVDPRVKVKYQQLITNSFVECNQLLRWCPSVDCTNAIKVSYGDARPVSCKCGHVFCFACGENWHDPVKCCWLKKWIKKCDDDSETSNWIAANTKECPKCNVTIEKDGGCNHMVCKNQNCKHDFCWVCLGSWEPHGSSWYNCNRYDEDEAKAARDAQEKLRSSLARYLHYYNRYMNHMQSLKFENKLYAAVKHKMEEMQQHNMSWIEVQFLKKAVDILCQCRQTLMYTYVFAYYLKKNNQSMIFEDNQKDLESATEKLSEYLERDITSENLADIKQKVQDKYRYCEKRRKVLLDHVHEGYEKDWWEYTE, encoded by the exons ATGGAGTCGGATGAGGATTCTTATGAGATGGAGAATGTTGATTCCGGCAATGTATCGTCAGGCGATGAGGGCGATGAAGATTTCGGTATGGAAGTCGATATACCCTCCTCACATGATCGCCAAATGGAAACCGAGGAGTATCAATATGAAGTGCTCTCCACAGATGAAATAGTACTGCATCAGCGTGAAATAATCGATGAAGTCAACAATGTGCTCAAG CTGCCGCCCACAATAATCCGCATACTGCTGAATCACTATAAATGGGATAAGGAAAAGCTGCTAGAGAAATATTTTGATGGCAACATAGAGGAATTCTTCAAGGGCGCACATGTCATCAATCCATTCAACAAATCTACCAATCCAAGTCGTCTTAAG TTGTCCAAAAATCCAGTGGAGGAATGCGAAATTTGTTTCTCATTGCTGTCACCCGAT GGCATGACTGGTCTGGAGTGTGGCCATCGCTTTTGCTTGGTCTGTTGGCGTGAGTATTTAACCACAAAGATCGTCACCGAAGGTCTCGGTCAATCCATCTCGTGCGCCGCACATGGCTGTGATATTTTAGTCGACGACGTTACCGTCACCAAACTAGTGGATCCGCGTGTCAAAGTGAAATACCAACAATTGATCACAAACAGTTTTGTCGAATGTAATCAGCTATTACGCTGGTGTCCGTCCGTCGACTGTACGAATGCAATTAAAGTGTCGTATGGTGATGCACGCCCCGTGAGTTGCAAATGTGGGCATGTATTTTGCTTTGCCTGCGGTGAAAATTGGCATGATCCCGTCAAATGTTGTTGGCTGAAAAAGTGGATTAAGAAGTGCGACGACGATTCGGAGACATCCAATTGGATAGCGGCTAACACCAAAGAGTGTCCAAAGTGTAATGTGACGATCGAAAAGGATGGCGGCTGCAATCATATGGTgtgcaaaaatcaaaattgtaaACACGATTTTTGTTGGGTGTGTTTGGGTTCATGGGAGCCGCACGGTTCATCGTGGTATAACTGCAATCGCTACGATGAGGACGAGGCGAAGGCGGCGCGTGATGCACAGGAGAAGTTGCGCTCCTCATTGGCAAG GTATTTGCATTACTACAATCGTTATATGAATCACATGCAGTCGTTGAAATTTGAGAACAAACTTTATGCGGCTGTCAAACATAAAATGGAGGAGATGCAACAACACAATATGTCCTGGATTGAA GTGCAATTCTTGAAAAAGGCCGTAGATATACTCTGCCAGTGCCGTCAAACACTCATGTACACATACGTGTTTGCCTACTATCTGAAGAAGAACAATCAGTCAATGATCTTTGAGGATAATCAAAAGGATTTGGAATCAGCAACTGAGAAACTGTCTGAGTACTTGGAACGTGATATAACTTCAGAGAATTTGGCTGATATTAAACAAAAAGTGCAGGATAAATATAG GTATTGCGAGAAGCGTCGCAAGGTGCTGCTGGATCATGTGCATGAAGGCTACGAGAAGGACTGGTGGGAGTATACAGAATGA